From the genome of Chionomys nivalis chromosome 19, mChiNiv1.1, whole genome shotgun sequence, one region includes:
- the LOC130861973 gene encoding H-2 class I histocompatibility antigen, Q10 alpha chain-like: MSGIRLEDPAPLPSPPLLSSLPSPPASPGPRSGSQCASSPGLHWLQFFDTVVYGPDIWEPRCIYVSYVDTTQVQGFDSTAATVNVQPRAPWMEQEPPEYWHNQTEEALYQSQSDRKLFWVLMKYYGHSQDGEYHTLQKVYGCAVENNGNFLRGHYQVTYYGHDYIALNENLSSWTAEGKLAQILKSVWVEEAEYLRTYLSGDCVKMLRRRLDLGKETLLRSDPPQTYVTRQVRPGGNVTLKCWALNFYPADITLTWQKAGNNHTQDMEVIETRPAGDGTFQKWAAVVVPSGEELRYACHVNHEGFPEPLILTWEPPPPNIFLMAILTGLVLGALVMGAVVTFLIWKKQRQMSQKRPLLRTQEAS; the protein is encoded by the exons ATGTCGGGGATCAGG CTGGAGGACCCCGCCCCTCTCCCTTCACCacccctgctctcctcccttcccagtcCACCAGCCAGCCCTGGGCCCAGGTCAGGGTCTCAGTGTGCATCATCCCCAGGCTTACACTGGCTGCAGTTTTTCGACACCGTGGTTTATGGACCGGACATCTGGGAGCCACGGTGCATCTACGTCAGCTACGTTGATACCACACAGGTTCAGGGATTCGATAGCACAGCAGCGACTGTGAACGTGCAACCTCGGGCTCCCTGGATGGAACAGGAGCCGCCTGAGTATTGGCACAATCAAACAGAGGAAGCCCTGTACCAGTCACAGAGCGACCGAAAGCTTTTTTGGGTCCTGATGAAGTACTACGGACACAGCCAGGATGGCG AATATCACACCCTACAGAAGGTGTACGGCTGCGCTGTGGAAAACAATGGGAACTTCCTCCGAGGGCACTATCAAGTCACTTACTATGGCCACGATTACATCGCCCTGAACGAGAACTTGAGCTCTTGGACTGCAGAGGGCAAGTTAGCTCAAATTCTAAAAAGCGTCTGGGTGGAAGAGGCAGAATACTTGAGGACTTACCTGTCAGGGGATTGCGTGAAAATGCTTCGTAGACGCCTGGACCTTGGGAAGGAGACATTGCTGCGCTCTG ACCCTCCTCAAACATATGTGACCCGTCAAGTTAGACCCGGAGGGAATGTCACCCTGAAGTGCTGGGCCCTGAACTTCTACCCTGCTGACATCACCCTGACCTGGCAGAAGGCTGGGAACAACCACACCCAGGATATGGAGGTGATAGAGACCAGGCCTGCAGGAGATGGAACCTTCCAGAAGTGGGCAGCTGTGGTGGTTCCttctggagaggagctgagataCGCATGCCATGTGAACCATGAGGGGTTCCCTGAGCCCCTGATCCTGACGTGGG AGCCTCCTCCACCAAACATCTTCCTCATGGCGATTCTTACTGGCCTGGTTCTTGGAGCTTTGGTTATGGGAGCTGTGGTGACTTTTCTGATATGGAAGAAGCAGAG ACAGATGTCACAGAAAAGGCCCCTGCTGAGAACACAGGAGGCCAGTTAG
- the LOC130890472 gene encoding class I histocompatibility antigen, Gogo-B*0103 alpha chain-like isoform X1, which yields MAPRTLLLLLAAALALTQTRAGSHSHSLRYFGTAMTQPGHREPRFVAFGFVDDTRFVWFDSDAMTPREEPRAPWMEEKRPEYWERQTRIAKANAQIFRENLRTLLRYYNQSEAGYHTIQSMRGCYMGSDGRFLSGYYRTAYDGADHISLNEDLHSWTAANKVALITQRKYEATNEAEHHRAYLKVTCMEWLRSHLEKGREVLQRADPPKTRVTYHPRPEGDITLRCWALGFYPADITLTWQRDGKEQTQDMELVETRPSGDGTFQKWAAVVVPSGEEQRYTCHVYHEGLPEPLTLRWAPPLQHMDPIVGVTAGLLLLGAVVIAVVRRKVPRRKA from the exons ATGGCGCCGCGCacgctgctcctgctgctggcgGCCGCCCTGGCCCTGACCCAGACCCGCGCGG GCTCACACTCGCACTCGCTGCGTTATTTCGGCACTGCCATGACCCAACCGGGACACAGGGAACCACGGTTCGTCGCCTTCGGGTTCGTGGACGACACGCGGTTTGTGTGGTTCGACAGCGATGCGATGACCCCTAGAGAGGAGCCTCGGGCGCCGTGGATGGAGGAGAAACGGCCCGAGTACTGGGAGCGGCAGACTCGGATCGCCAAGGCTAACGCGCAGATTTTCCGTGAAAATCTGAGGACCCTGCTGCGCTACTACAACCAGAGCGAAGCAG GGTACCACACCATCCAGTCCATGCGTGGGTGCTATATGGGCAGTGATGGGCGCTTCCTCAGCGGATACTACCGGACGGCCTATGATGGCGCCGACCACATTTCTCTGAACGAGGACCTCCATTCCTGGACTGCGGCAAACAAGGTGGCTCTGATTACCCAGCGCAAATATGAGGCGACGAATGAGGCAGAGCACCACAGGGCCTACCTGAAAGTTACATGCATGGAGTGGCTCCGCAGCCAtctggagaagggaagagaggtaCTGCAACGTGCAG ATCCCCCAAAGACACGTGTGACCTATCATCCCAGACCTGAAGGCGACATCACCCTGAGGTGCTGGGCCCTGGGCTTCTACCCTGCTGACATCACCCTGACCTGgcagagagatgggaaggaacaGACCCAGGACATGGAACTTGTGGAGACCAGGCCTTCAGGGGATGGAACCTTCCAGAAGTGGGCAGCTGTGGTGGTGCCTTCTGGGGAGGAGCAGAGATACACATGCCATGTGTACCATGAGGGGCTGCCTGAGCCTCTGACCCTGAGATGGG ctccaCCTCTTCAGCACATGGACCCCATTGTGGGAGTCACTGCTGGCCTGCTTCTCCTTGGAGCTGTGGTCATTGCTGTGGTGAGGAGAAAGGTACCAAGGAGGAAAG CATAA
- the LOC130890472 gene encoding class I histocompatibility antigen, Gogo-B*0103 alpha chain-like isoform X2: MAPRTLLLLLAAALALTQTRAGSHSHSLRYFGTAMTQPGHREPRFVAFGFVDDTRFVWFDSDAMTPREEPRAPWMEEKRPEYWERQTRIAKANAQIFRENLRTLLRYYNQSEAGYHTIQSMRGCYMGSDGRFLSGYYRTAYDGADHISLNEDLHSWTAANKVALITQRKYEATNEAEHHRAYLKVTCMEWLRSHLEKGREIPQRHV; this comes from the exons ATGGCGCCGCGCacgctgctcctgctgctggcgGCCGCCCTGGCCCTGACCCAGACCCGCGCGG GCTCACACTCGCACTCGCTGCGTTATTTCGGCACTGCCATGACCCAACCGGGACACAGGGAACCACGGTTCGTCGCCTTCGGGTTCGTGGACGACACGCGGTTTGTGTGGTTCGACAGCGATGCGATGACCCCTAGAGAGGAGCCTCGGGCGCCGTGGATGGAGGAGAAACGGCCCGAGTACTGGGAGCGGCAGACTCGGATCGCCAAGGCTAACGCGCAGATTTTCCGTGAAAATCTGAGGACCCTGCTGCGCTACTACAACCAGAGCGAAGCAG GGTACCACACCATCCAGTCCATGCGTGGGTGCTATATGGGCAGTGATGGGCGCTTCCTCAGCGGATACTACCGGACGGCCTATGATGGCGCCGACCACATTTCTCTGAACGAGGACCTCCATTCCTGGACTGCGGCAAACAAGGTGGCTCTGATTACCCAGCGCAAATATGAGGCGACGAATGAGGCAGAGCACCACAGGGCCTACCTGAAAGTTACATGCATGGAGTGGCTCCGCAGCCAtctggagaagggaagagag ATCCCCCAAAGACACGTGTGA